One window from the genome of Pseudomonas fluorescens encodes:
- the thiS gene encoding sulfur carrier protein ThiS, with the protein MRIQLNGEPLELPDGETVAALLTRLELAGRRVAVELNLDIVPRSQHAETTLNDGDSVEVVHAIGGG; encoded by the coding sequence ATGCGCATTCAGTTGAACGGCGAACCCCTTGAACTGCCCGACGGTGAAACCGTTGCGGCCCTGCTGACCCGTCTGGAACTCGCTGGACGTCGCGTCGCGGTGGAGCTCAATCTGGATATCGTCCCGCGCAGCCAGCACGCCGAAACCACGTTGAACGACGGCGATTCGGTCGAAGTGGTCCACGCCATCGGTGGCGGCTAG
- the rdgB gene encoding RdgB/HAM1 family non-canonical purine NTP pyrophosphatase, with protein sequence MMNLTQLVLASHNAGKLKELQAMLGGSVQLRSIGEFSQVEPEETGLSFVENAILKARNAARISGLPALADDSGLAVDFLGGAPGIYSARYADGKGDAANNAKLLDALKDVPEAERGAQFVCVLALVRHADDPLPILCEGLWHGRILTQASGEHGFGYDPLFWVPERNCSSAELGPVEKNQLSHRARAMALLRQRLGLQ encoded by the coding sequence ATGATGAACCTCACCCAACTCGTACTGGCCAGCCACAACGCCGGCAAACTCAAGGAACTGCAGGCCATGCTTGGCGGGTCGGTGCAGTTGCGCTCGATTGGCGAATTCAGCCAGGTGGAACCGGAAGAGACCGGCCTGTCGTTCGTCGAGAACGCCATCCTCAAGGCCCGCAATGCCGCACGCATCTCGGGCCTGCCGGCGCTCGCCGACGATTCCGGGCTGGCCGTGGACTTCCTCGGCGGCGCACCGGGCATTTACTCGGCCCGTTACGCTGACGGCAAGGGTGACGCGGCGAACAACGCCAAGCTGCTCGATGCCCTCAAGGACGTGCCCGAAGCCGAGCGCGGCGCGCAGTTTGTCTGTGTGCTGGCCCTGGTCCGCCACGCCGACGATCCGCTGCCGATCCTCTGCGAAGGCCTGTGGCACGGGCGCATTCTCACCCAAGCCAGCGGCGAGCACGGTTTTGGCTACGACCCGTTGTTCTGGGTGCCAGAGCGCAATTGCTCCAGCGCCGAGCTGGGGCCGGTGGAAAAGAACCAACTGAGCCACCGCGCCCGCGCCATGGCCCTGCTGCGTCAACGCCTGGGCCTGCAATGA
- the ftsE gene encoding cell division ATP-binding protein FtsE codes for MIRFEQVGKRYPNGHVGLHELSFRVRRGEFLFVTGHSGAGKSTLLRLLLAMERPSTGKLLLAGQDLSTISNAQIPYLRRQIGVVFQNHQLLFDRTVFNNVALPLQILGLSKAEIIKRVDSALERVALSDKTDLYPGDLSTGQQQRVGIARAIVHRPALLLADEPTGNLDPRLAAEIMGVFEDINRLGTSVLIASHDLALIARMRHRMLTLQRGRLIGDGEAGA; via the coding sequence ATGATTCGTTTCGAACAGGTCGGTAAACGCTATCCGAACGGTCACGTCGGCTTGCATGAGCTGAGCTTTCGGGTCCGTCGGGGCGAGTTTCTGTTCGTCACCGGCCATTCCGGCGCCGGTAAAAGCACCTTGCTGCGCCTGTTGCTGGCGATGGAGCGGCCTTCCACCGGCAAACTGCTGCTGGCCGGCCAGGACCTGAGCACCATCAGCAATGCCCAGATCCCCTACCTGCGGCGGCAGATCGGCGTGGTGTTCCAGAATCACCAGTTGCTGTTCGACCGCACGGTGTTCAACAACGTGGCGTTGCCGTTGCAGATCCTTGGCCTGTCCAAGGCCGAGATCATCAAGCGCGTGGACTCGGCCCTGGAGCGTGTGGCCCTGTCGGACAAGACCGACCTGTACCCGGGCGACCTCTCCACCGGCCAGCAACAGCGTGTCGGCATCGCTCGTGCCATCGTCCATCGCCCGGCCTTGCTGCTGGCGGACGAGCCCACCGGTAACCTCGACCCGCGCCTGGCGGCGGAAATCATGGGCGTGTTCGAAGACATCAACCGCCTGGGCACCAGTGTGCTGATCGCCAGTCACGACCTGGCCCTGATCGCCCGCATGCGTCACCGCATGCTCACCTTGCAACGCGGTCGATTGATCGGTGACGGGGAGGCTGGCGCATGA
- the rpoH gene encoding RNA polymerase sigma factor RpoH: MTTSLQPAYALVPGANLEAYVHTVNSIPLLTPEQERELAESLYYEQDLEAARQMVLAHLRFVVHIARSYSGYGLAQADLIQEGNVGLMKAVKRFNPEMGVRLVSFAVHWIKAEIHEFILRNWRIVKVATTKAQRKLFFNLRSQKKRLAWLNNEEVHRVAESLGVEPREVREMESRLTGHDMAFDPAAEADDDSAFQSPANYLEDHRYDPARQLEDADWSDNSNTNLHEALEVLDERSRDILYQRWLAEEKATLHDLAQKYNVSAERIRQLEKSAMNKLKVSIAA, translated from the coding sequence ATGACCACTTCTTTGCAACCTGCTTATGCTCTGGTCCCGGGTGCGAACCTGGAGGCCTATGTGCACACGGTGAACAGCATCCCCTTGCTGACGCCCGAGCAGGAGCGTGAACTGGCCGAGAGTCTCTATTATGAGCAGGATCTTGAGGCGGCTCGGCAGATGGTGCTCGCCCACCTGCGTTTTGTCGTACATATCGCCCGCAGCTATTCCGGCTACGGGCTGGCCCAGGCCGACCTGATCCAGGAAGGCAACGTCGGCCTGATGAAGGCGGTCAAGCGCTTCAACCCGGAAATGGGTGTGCGCCTGGTGTCGTTCGCCGTGCACTGGATCAAGGCGGAAATCCACGAGTTCATCCTGCGCAACTGGCGCATCGTGAAAGTCGCGACCACCAAGGCCCAACGCAAGCTGTTCTTCAACCTGCGCAGCCAGAAGAAGCGTCTGGCCTGGCTGAACAACGAAGAAGTCCACCGCGTGGCTGAAAGCCTGGGCGTAGAACCCCGGGAAGTGCGCGAGATGGAAAGCCGCCTGACCGGCCATGACATGGCCTTCGACCCGGCCGCCGAAGCGGACGACGACAGCGCTTTCCAATCGCCGGCCAACTACCTGGAAGACCACCGGTATGACCCGGCGCGTCAACTGGAAGACGCCGACTGGAGCGACAACTCCAACACCAACCTGCACGAAGCCCTGGAAGTGCTGGACGAACGCAGCCGCGACATCCTCTACCAGCGCTGGCTGGCCGAGGAAAAAGCCACGCTGCACGACCTGGCGCAGAAGTACAACGTGTCGGCCGAGCGGATTCGCCAGCTCGAGAAGAGCGCGATGAACAAGCTCAAGGTGTCGATTGCGGCTTGA
- the hemW gene encoding radical SAM family heme chaperone HemW, which translates to MTDDAPAPLIHGGAQTPRAPLPVLPPLALYIHIPWCVRKCPYCDFNSHTASPQLPEEEYVDALLADLDQDLHGVHGRELSSIFFGGGTPSLFSAQALSRLLKGVEARIPFAQDIEITLEANPGTFEQEKFVAYRALGINRLSIGIQSFQQAKLEALGRIHNGDEAVRAAGMARQAGFDNFNLDLMHGLPDQSLDDALSDLRQAIALKPTHLSWYQLTLEPNTVFWNQPPTLPEDDTLWDIQEAGQALLAEHGYAQYEVSAYAQPGRAARHNLNYWSFGDFIGIGAGAHGKLSHPDGRIVRTWKTRLPKDYLNPAKSFQAGEKTLANEELPFEFLMNALRLTAGVDARLYPERTGLPLQSLAEGRREAEQSGLLQVEPTRLAATERGQLFLNDLLQTFLS; encoded by the coding sequence ATGACCGACGACGCCCCCGCACCCCTGATCCATGGCGGTGCACAAACCCCGCGGGCGCCGCTCCCGGTGCTGCCGCCCCTGGCGCTGTACATCCACATCCCGTGGTGTGTACGCAAATGCCCCTATTGCGACTTCAACTCCCATACCGCCAGCCCGCAGCTGCCGGAGGAGGAATACGTCGACGCTTTGCTGGCCGATCTCGATCAGGACCTGCACGGGGTTCATGGCCGCGAACTGAGCTCGATCTTCTTCGGCGGCGGTACGCCAAGCCTGTTCAGTGCCCAGGCCCTGAGCCGATTGCTCAAGGGGGTCGAGGCGCGGATACCCTTCGCCCAGGACATCGAAATCACCCTGGAAGCCAACCCCGGCACGTTCGAGCAAGAAAAATTCGTCGCTTACCGGGCCTTGGGCATCAACCGCCTGTCCATCGGCATCCAGAGCTTCCAGCAGGCCAAGCTCGAAGCCCTGGGGCGGATCCATAACGGTGACGAGGCGGTGCGCGCCGCCGGCATGGCCCGCCAGGCCGGGTTCGACAACTTCAACCTGGACCTGATGCATGGGCTGCCCGACCAGTCCCTCGACGACGCCTTGAGCGACCTGCGCCAGGCCATTGCCTTGAAGCCGACTCACCTGTCCTGGTACCAGCTGACGTTGGAGCCGAACACGGTGTTCTGGAACCAACCGCCGACCTTGCCCGAAGACGACACGCTGTGGGATATCCAGGAAGCCGGGCAGGCCTTGCTGGCCGAACACGGCTACGCCCAATACGAAGTCTCGGCCTACGCCCAGCCCGGTCGGGCGGCGCGGCATAACCTCAACTACTGGAGCTTCGGCGACTTCATCGGCATCGGCGCCGGCGCCCACGGCAAGCTCAGCCATCCGGACGGGCGCATCGTGCGCACCTGGAAGACCCGACTGCCCAAGGACTATCTCAATCCGGCCAAAAGCTTCCAGGCTGGCGAGAAAACCCTGGCCAATGAAGAACTGCCGTTCGAGTTCCTGATGAACGCCCTGCGCCTGACCGCAGGCGTGGACGCGCGGCTGTACCCGGAACGCACCGGGTTGCCCCTGCAAAGCCTGGCCGAAGGCCGGCGCGAGGCCGAACAAAGCGGGTTGTTGCAGGTCGAACCGACACGTCTGGCGGCCACCGAGCGCGGACAGCTGTTTCTCAATGACTTGCTGCAGACATTTCTGAGCTGA
- a CDS encoding DUF423 domain-containing protein, with protein MLRSFLMLAAFFGFTGVALGAFAAHGLKNRLSADYLAIFHTGVTYQLVHTLALLGVALLATHIPGRVVTWAGIAFVIGILLFSGSLYLLTLTGISKLGIITPLGGVAFLIGWLCLGLAAWRLG; from the coding sequence ATGTTGCGTAGCTTTCTGATGCTGGCGGCTTTTTTCGGTTTTACGGGCGTGGCGCTGGGGGCATTTGCCGCCCATGGCCTGAAAAATCGCCTGAGCGCCGATTACCTGGCGATTTTCCACACCGGCGTCACCTACCAACTGGTGCACACCCTGGCGTTGCTGGGCGTTGCGTTGCTGGCCACGCACATTCCCGGACGCGTCGTCACCTGGGCCGGGATTGCGTTTGTCATCGGCATCCTGTTGTTCTCCGGCAGCCTGTACCTGTTGACCCTGACCGGCATCAGCAAGCTGGGCATCATCACCCCGTTGGGTGGCGTGGCGTTCCTGATCGGCTGGTTGTGCCTGGGGCTTGCCGCCTGGCGGCTGGGCTGA
- a CDS encoding thiazole synthase → MSIVRSDKPFVLAGRTYQSRLLVGTGKYRDMEETRLAIEASGAEIVTVAVRRTNIGQNPGEPNLLDILPPDRYTILPNTAGCFDAIEAVRTCRLARELLDGHNLVKLEVLADQKTLFPNVIETLKAAETLVKEGFDVMVYTSDDPIIARQLAEIGCIAVMPLAGLIGTGLGICNPYNLQIILEEAKIPVLVDAGVGTASDATIAMELGCEAVLMNSAIAHAQQPVLMAEAMKHAIVAGRLAYLAGRMPKKLYASASSPLDGLIK, encoded by the coding sequence ATGAGCATCGTTCGTAGCGACAAGCCCTTCGTCCTGGCCGGTCGTACCTACCAGTCGCGCTTGCTGGTAGGCACCGGCAAATACCGCGACATGGAAGAAACCCGCCTGGCCATCGAGGCCTCGGGCGCCGAGATCGTGACCGTCGCCGTGCGCCGGACCAACATCGGCCAGAACCCGGGCGAACCGAACCTGCTGGATATCCTGCCGCCGGATCGCTACACCATCCTGCCGAACACCGCCGGTTGCTTCGACGCCATCGAGGCCGTGCGCACCTGCCGCCTGGCCCGTGAACTGCTCGATGGCCACAACCTGGTGAAGCTGGAAGTGCTGGCGGACCAGAAAACCCTGTTCCCCAACGTGATCGAGACCCTCAAGGCCGCCGAAACCCTGGTCAAGGAAGGTTTCGACGTGATGGTCTACACCAGCGATGACCCGATCATTGCCCGTCAGCTGGCGGAAATCGGCTGCATCGCGGTCATGCCGCTGGCCGGCCTGATCGGCACTGGCCTGGGGATCTGCAACCCGTACAACCTGCAGATCATCCTGGAAGAAGCCAAGATCCCGGTGTTGGTGGATGCCGGTGTCGGCACCGCCTCCGACGCCACTATCGCCATGGAGCTGGGCTGCGAAGCGGTGCTGATGAACTCGGCCATCGCCCACGCCCAGCAGCCAGTCCTGATGGCCGAAGCCATGAAGCACGCCATCGTCGCCGGTCGCCTGGCGTACCTGGCCGGCCGCATGCCGAAAAAACTTTACGCCAGCGCCTCCTCGCCGCTGGATGGTCTGATCAAGTAA
- the ftsX gene encoding permease-like cell division protein FtsX produces the protein MSATRSPKVAERVAPKASDPQPQKKKRDDDDGPDFATLLRAWIESHRASLLDSLRRLGKQPIGSFFTCMVMAVALSLPMGLSLLLNNVERLGGSWQRAAQISLYLQMDASPAEGQALGEQIKAMPGVAEAEYIGREQALEEFQQQSGLGDALKELPENPLPGVVLVTPNEVDKPALEALRQRLSELPKVQQAQLDLVWVERLAAILKLGDRFVFGLTVLLVSALLLVIGNTIRLHIENRRTEIEVIKLVGGTDSYVRRPFLYMGALYGFGAGILSWGVLAFGLDWLNDAVVGLAGLYGSDFALAGVPVADGLSLLLGAVLLGYIGAWIAVARHLRELAPK, from the coding sequence ATGAGTGCTACTCGCAGCCCGAAAGTGGCCGAACGCGTGGCCCCGAAGGCCTCCGATCCGCAGCCGCAAAAGAAAAAGCGCGACGATGACGACGGCCCGGACTTCGCCACGCTGCTGCGCGCCTGGATCGAAAGCCATCGCGCCAGCCTGCTGGACAGCCTGCGGCGTCTGGGCAAGCAGCCCATCGGCAGCTTCTTTACCTGCATGGTGATGGCGGTTGCCTTGAGCCTGCCCATGGGCCTGTCATTATTGCTGAATAATGTGGAGCGCCTGGGCGGTTCCTGGCAGCGCGCGGCGCAGATTTCCCTCTACCTGCAGATGGACGCCAGTCCCGCCGAAGGCCAGGCATTGGGTGAGCAGATCAAGGCGATGCCGGGAGTGGCCGAAGCCGAGTACATCGGCCGCGAGCAGGCGCTGGAAGAGTTCCAGCAACAGTCCGGACTGGGCGACGCGCTCAAGGAACTGCCGGAGAACCCGCTGCCGGGCGTGGTGCTGGTGACGCCGAACGAGGTCGACAAGCCCGCCCTTGAAGCATTAAGACAAAGACTTTCCGAGTTGCCGAAGGTACAACAGGCGCAACTTGATCTAGTCTGGGTCGAGCGTCTTGCGGCGATCCTCAAGCTCGGCGACCGGTTTGTCTTCGGTCTGACGGTGCTGCTGGTTTCTGCATTACTTTTGGTGATAGGCAATACCATTCGTCTTCATATTGAAAACCGCCGCACCGAGATAGAAGTGATTAAACTCGTCGGCGGTACGGACAGTTATGTACGCAGGCCCTTCCTTTATATGGGGGCGCTGTATGGCTTCGGTGCGGGGATTCTGTCCTGGGGCGTATTGGCGTTTGGCCTGGACTGGCTGAACGATGCGGTAGTGGGGCTGGCCGGTTTGTACGGCAGTGATTTCGCGCTGGCCGGAGTGCCAGTCGCCGACGGTCTGTCGCTCTTGCTTGGCGCGGTGCTGTTGGGTTATATCGGTGCATGGATTGCGGTCGCACGCCACTTGCGTGAGCTTGCGCCAAAATAG
- the trmB gene encoding tRNA (guanosine(46)-N7)-methyltransferase TrmB has protein sequence MTESNDTPVLPEEGEERQHRRIKSFVMRAGRMTEGQQRGLEQGAPLFVLPLADAPVDFDQVFGRSAPRSLEIGFGMGHSLLEMAAASPEQDFIGVEVHRPGVGALLNGVLTQGLTNLRVYDCDAIEVLNRCVADNSLDRLMLFFPDPWHKSRHHKRRIVQASFAELVRSKLKVGGVLHMATDWEPYAEYMLEVMNVAPGYRNLAEDGKCVPRPAERPITKFERRGERLGHGVWDLKFEKVA, from the coding sequence ATGACTGAATCGAACGACACGCCGGTCCTGCCGGAAGAAGGCGAAGAGCGCCAGCACCGCCGCATCAAGAGTTTCGTGATGCGCGCCGGGCGCATGACTGAAGGCCAGCAGCGCGGCCTGGAGCAGGGCGCGCCGCTGTTTGTCCTGCCCCTGGCCGATGCACCGGTGGATTTTGACCAGGTGTTCGGCCGCTCGGCCCCGCGCTCGCTGGAAATCGGCTTCGGCATGGGCCACTCGTTGCTGGAAATGGCCGCCGCTTCGCCGGAGCAGGATTTCATCGGGGTGGAAGTCCACCGTCCCGGCGTGGGTGCGCTGCTCAACGGCGTGCTGACCCAAGGGCTGACCAACCTGCGGGTCTACGATTGCGACGCCATCGAAGTGCTCAACCGCTGCGTGGCCGACAACAGTCTCGACCGGCTGATGCTGTTCTTCCCGGACCCTTGGCACAAAAGCCGGCACCACAAGCGCCGTATCGTCCAGGCGTCGTTCGCTGAACTGGTGCGCAGCAAGTTGAAGGTCGGCGGTGTGCTGCACATGGCCACCGACTGGGAACCCTACGCCGAGTACATGCTGGAAGTGATGAACGTCGCCCCGGGCTATCGCAACCTGGCCGAAGACGGCAAGTGCGTGCCACGCCCGGCCGAACGGCCGATCACCAAGTTCGAACGCCGTGGCGAACGGCTGGGGCATGGGGTTTGGGATTTGAAGTTCGAGAAGGTGGCGTAA
- a CDS encoding DUF3392 domain-containing protein, whose translation MDLVLDLLATVSRWSRSNLSEISLALVGCLLVLFGADIKGWVDQRLGSIAGALRVPLIALLCMIGSGAALIYATPWIVRGLSQFNNYSLAPVLLVVLVLIGVVADRR comes from the coding sequence ATGGATCTGGTACTCGACCTGCTGGCCACCGTGTCCCGCTGGAGCCGCAGCAACCTGTCGGAAATCTCCCTGGCATTGGTAGGTTGCCTGCTGGTGCTGTTTGGTGCCGACATCAAGGGCTGGGTCGACCAACGCCTGGGCAGCATCGCCGGCGCCTTGCGCGTCCCCTTGATCGCCCTGCTGTGCATGATCGGCAGCGGTGCCGCGCTGATCTATGCCACGCCATGGATCGTCAGGGGCTTGAGCCAGTTCAACAACTACAGCCTGGCGCCGGTGTTGTTGGTGGTGCTGGTGTTGATTGGCGTGGTGGCGGATCGGCGCTGA
- the metW gene encoding methionine biosynthesis protein MetW codes for MRADLDIIQEWIPAGSRVLDLGCGNGELLTWLRDNKQVTGYGLENDPDNIAECVAKGINVIEQDLDKGLGNFASNSFDIVVMTQALQAVHYPDKILDEMLRVGRQCIITFPNFGHWRCRWYLASKGRMPVSDFLPYTWYNTPNIHFCTFKDFEALCREREAKVIDRLAVDQQHRHGWASKLWPNLLGEIGIYRVSSPGLADYQVAV; via the coding sequence ATGAGAGCCGATCTGGACATCATCCAGGAATGGATCCCCGCCGGCAGCCGCGTGCTCGACCTGGGCTGCGGCAACGGCGAACTGCTGACCTGGCTGCGGGACAACAAACAGGTCACCGGCTACGGCCTGGAAAACGACCCGGACAACATTGCCGAATGCGTCGCCAAGGGCATCAACGTCATCGAGCAGGACCTGGACAAGGGCCTGGGCAACTTCGCCAGCAACAGCTTCGACATCGTGGTCATGACCCAAGCCCTGCAAGCGGTGCACTACCCGGACAAGATCCTCGACGAAATGCTGCGGGTCGGGCGCCAGTGCATCATCACCTTCCCCAACTTCGGTCACTGGCGCTGCCGCTGGTACCTGGCGAGCAAGGGACGCATGCCGGTTTCGGATTTCCTGCCCTACACCTGGTACAACACGCCGAACATCCACTTCTGCACCTTCAAGGATTTCGAAGCGCTGTGCCGCGAACGCGAAGCCAAGGTCATCGATCGCCTGGCCGTGGACCAGCAGCACCGCCACGGGTGGGCCAGCAAGCTATGGCCTAATCTGTTAGGTGAAATAGGCATCTATCGGGTCAGCAGCCCAGGCCTTGCCGATTACCAGGTCGCGGTGTAA
- the mtgA gene encoding monofunctional biosynthetic peptidoglycan transglycosylase — translation MLRLLFRRFLKALLWFAVGSVVLVLLFRVVPPPFTALMIERKVESWFGGEPIDLQRTWQPWDRISDSLKVAVIAGEDQKFPEHWGFDIGAIQAAFAHNGRGGSIRGASTLSQQVSKNLFLWSGRSWLRKGLEAWFTALIEVLWPKQRILEVYLNSVEWDDGVFGAEAAARHHFRTSADALSRQQASLLAAVLPNPRKWSASRPSPYVLRRAGWIRQQMSQLGGDSYLLELDRSRRAPWAQ, via the coding sequence ATGCTGCGTTTATTGTTTCGACGATTCCTTAAAGCCCTGCTCTGGTTCGCCGTCGGCAGCGTCGTGCTGGTGCTGCTGTTTCGCGTGGTGCCGCCGCCGTTCACCGCACTGATGATCGAGCGCAAGGTTGAATCCTGGTTCGGCGGTGAGCCGATCGATCTGCAACGCACCTGGCAACCTTGGGACCGGATTTCCGACAGCCTCAAGGTGGCGGTGATCGCTGGTGAAGATCAGAAATTCCCCGAGCACTGGGGCTTCGACATTGGCGCGATCCAGGCCGCCTTCGCTCACAATGGGCGTGGCGGTTCGATTCGCGGCGCCAGCACCCTCAGCCAGCAAGTGTCCAAGAACCTGTTCCTGTGGTCGGGCCGCAGTTGGCTGCGCAAAGGCCTGGAGGCCTGGTTCACCGCGCTGATCGAGGTGCTCTGGCCCAAGCAGCGGATCCTTGAGGTGTACCTCAACAGCGTCGAGTGGGATGACGGTGTGTTCGGGGCGGAAGCCGCAGCACGCCACCACTTCCGCACCAGCGCCGACGCCTTGTCCCGGCAACAGGCCAGCCTGCTGGCGGCGGTATTGCCCAACCCGCGGAAGTGGAGCGCCAGCCGGCCGAGCCCCTATGTGCTACGGCGGGCAGGCTGGATTCGTCAGCAGATGAGCCAGCTGGGGGGCGACAGCTACCTGCTGGAGCTCGATCGTTCGCGGCGAGCGCCCTGGGCGCAGTAG
- a CDS encoding DUF4426 domain-containing protein, with product MKRLALFLITACLSVGAMAADVIKGERKEVFGDITVHYNTFNSTFLTPEIAKAAELIRSKNQGVINVSVIKSGKPLIADVSGTVKDLTSKTVPLSFRQITEQGAIYYIAQYPVDQQETRTFEIKVQTGDKINTINFNQELFPGE from the coding sequence ATGAAACGTCTAGCGTTGTTTCTCATCACCGCTTGCCTGAGCGTGGGCGCCATGGCCGCCGACGTCATCAAGGGCGAGCGCAAGGAAGTGTTCGGTGATATCACCGTGCACTACAACACGTTCAACTCCACCTTCCTGACGCCGGAGATCGCCAAGGCTGCCGAACTGATTCGCAGCAAGAACCAAGGTGTGATCAATGTCTCGGTGATCAAAAGCGGCAAGCCATTGATCGCCGACGTCAGCGGCACGGTGAAGGACCTGACCAGCAAGACAGTCCCCCTCTCCTTCCGCCAGATCACCGAACAAGGCGCGATCTATTACATCGCCCAGTATCCAGTGGACCAACAGGAAACCCGCACCTTCGAGATCAAGGTGCAAACCGGCGACAAGATCAACACCATCAACTTCAACCAGGAACTGTTCCCCGGCGAATGA